The Pecten maximus chromosome 11, xPecMax1.1, whole genome shotgun sequence genome has a segment encoding these proteins:
- the LOC117338590 gene encoding uncharacterized protein LOC117338590, whose translation MEFTQDQLGVLGAVFAEMGFNPGDEVSEATVKEWIKTKAIKVDPDVQPAPAHTVTVNPAVRISVFSGEEKDTAYDVWRYEVGSLFVTHGEEVVATALRRSLKGRASKVAMNVGPKASVGEIVAKMDSIFGAVEKGETLLAKFFSARQKEGEDVSSWSCRLEDIMNKAVQQGDVPNRNAEGMLRTMFWTGLRREIKDVTGHKYDTVRPFIAVRQVERDLIQREEETTPGKAADKVKPVAHMAAATDELKEMKGLIQQLTTDMAEMKKTQQKSTVKQSGDKADKGKGSHSNRKKGSQSWYQSNYTHGQQQESFQPQQLNPVQPQHIQAQQWGNLPPPQYRGNEPQCYN comes from the coding sequence ATGGAATTCACTCAGGATCAGTTAGGAGTACTTGGTGCTGTCTTCGCAGAGATGGGATTTAATCCAGGTGATGAGGTTAGTGAGGCAACTGTAAAGGAATGGATTAAGACGAAGGCCATTAAAGTGGATCCTGATGTGCAGCCGGCACCTGCCCATACTGTGACAGTTAATCCTGCGGTGAGGATTTCAGTTTTTTCAGGGGAGGAAAAGGACACAGCTTATGATGTGTGGCGATATGAGGTGGGGTCCTTGTTTGTAACACATGGAGAGGAAGTGGTGGCCACAGCATTAAGAAGGTCATTGAAGGGTAGAGCCAGCAAGGTAGCGATGAATGTGGGACCTAAGGCAAGTGTAGGGGAGATTGTTGCCAAGATGGACAGCATATTTGGAGCAGTTGAGAAAGGGGAAACCTTGTTAGCCAAATTCTTCAGTGCTCGTCAGAAGGAGGGAGAGGATGTGTCTTCATGGAGTTGCAGGCTTGAGGATATTATGAATAAGGCAGTACAACAAGGAGATGTCCCAAATCGGAATGCAGAGGGAATGCTACGTACAATGTTCTGGACTGGGTTGAGACGAGAAATCAAAGATGTTACTGGTCACAAGTATGATACTGTCAGACCATTTATTGCAGTACGCCAAGTCGAACGGGATTTGATCCAGCGGGAAGAGGAGACGACTCCAGGTAAGGCAGCTGATAAGGTCAAACCTGTTGCGCATATGGCTGCGGCTACAGATGAGCTGAAAGAGATGAAGGGACTTATCCAGCAATTGACAACAGATATGGCGGAAATGAAGAAAACCCAACAAAAATCTACAGTAAAGCAGAGTGGAGATAAAGCAGACAAGGGTAAAGGTTCCCATAGTAACCGGAAGAAAGGATCTCAGTCCTGGTATCAGTCCAATTATACTCATGGCCAGCAGCAGGAGAGCTTTCAGCCACAGCAGCTAAACCCAGTTCAACCACAGCATATCCAGGCCCAGCAATGGGGCAATCTTCCACCACCACAGTATCGAGGAAATGAGCCCCAATGTTACAACTAG